One region of Olleya sp. Hel_I_94 genomic DNA includes:
- a CDS encoding DUF3857 domain-containing protein produces the protein MSTTTLFRSIFLILFFSINTFAQDTYQALLIDSDLKKNANAIIRSSHTEITIDAKDKLITNQKRAVTVLNKYGQKHEGAYVYYDDSKSIKTLEAVIYDAFGKEVKKYKKRDFLDVSVADGISIFNDNRAKRIDYTPSAYPYTIVFNLETVSTNTAFLPQWYPIEGYHLSTEQSSVKIINNSEIQLSYKETNLDSFKIEKKSEFYYEAKNIPAINYEAYSPSFTETVPSVKFALKQFSMESVEGENKDWNEFGKWINDKLIAGTQELPETVKLEILNLTADAKTPLEKAKIVYNYMQNKTRYISVQIGIGGWKPMLASDVDRLGYGDCKGLSNYTKALLDVVGVQSYYTIVYGDSDIRDIDTSFSSLQGNHAILSIPDNNSYITLECTDQTVPFGYNANFTDDRDVLIVTPTGGQIVHTKAYETNENSQVTNATVNLDNSGSIIAEINIKSKGTQYSKYRRLEAQTEKENILDYKDNFDGINNIQITNLLFNNNKDNIEFEEQIALNAKNYAKKVGNRLLFEPNLFNKSKKIPPKYANRKLPFKINRGFIDTDQYTIILPENLKIEALQEDVTIKNKFGSYQFSITKNNENTLVYNRKLIINKGDFSKEDYKAYRLFRAEVAKHDASKIVLQTI, from the coding sequence ATGTCTACAACTACACTATTTAGAAGTATTTTTTTGATACTTTTTTTCTCCATAAATACTTTTGCTCAGGATACATATCAAGCACTTCTAATTGATTCGGATTTAAAAAAAAATGCCAATGCAATTATTAGATCTAGTCATACCGAAATTACTATTGACGCTAAGGATAAGCTAATTACAAACCAGAAACGTGCTGTTACTGTCCTTAATAAATATGGTCAAAAACACGAAGGTGCATATGTGTATTATGACGATTCTAAATCCATAAAAACACTAGAGGCTGTAATATATGATGCTTTTGGAAAAGAGGTTAAAAAGTACAAAAAAAGAGATTTTTTGGATGTAAGTGTAGCAGATGGTATTTCAATTTTTAATGATAATAGAGCCAAACGTATAGATTATACACCAAGCGCTTATCCATATACTATTGTTTTTAACTTAGAAACAGTATCAACAAACACTGCATTTTTACCACAATGGTATCCAATAGAAGGCTATCACTTAAGTACAGAACAATCTTCGGTAAAAATCATTAATAATTCTGAGATACAATTAAGCTATAAAGAAACAAACTTGGATAGTTTTAAAATTGAAAAAAAGTCTGAATTCTACTATGAAGCTAAAAACATTCCTGCTATAAACTATGAAGCTTATAGTCCATCGTTTACAGAAACAGTTCCCTCTGTTAAATTTGCGCTAAAACAGTTTAGTATGGAAAGTGTAGAAGGCGAAAACAAAGATTGGAATGAGTTTGGAAAATGGATTAATGATAAGTTAATTGCAGGAACCCAAGAGTTACCAGAAACAGTAAAATTAGAAATTTTAAACCTTACTGCAGACGCAAAAACGCCTTTAGAAAAAGCCAAAATTGTATACAATTATATGCAAAACAAAACACGCTATATAAGTGTTCAAATAGGTATTGGAGGTTGGAAGCCTATGTTGGCAAGTGACGTAGATAGGTTGGGTTATGGAGATTGCAAAGGATTGTCCAATTACACTAAGGCCTTGTTAGATGTTGTTGGTGTGCAGTCTTATTATACCATTGTTTATGGAGACTCAGATATAAGAGATATAGATACTTCTTTCTCATCCTTACAAGGTAATCATGCAATTTTATCCATTCCAGATAATAATAGTTATATTACTTTAGAGTGTACAGATCAAACCGTTCCGTTTGGTTATAATGCTAATTTTACGGATGACAGAGATGTGCTTATAGTTACACCAACAGGAGGTCAAATAGTACATACCAAAGCCTATGAAACCAATGAGAATTCTCAAGTGACTAATGCGACGGTTAATTTAGATAATAGCGGAAGTATTATTGCTGAAATAAACATTAAATCTAAAGGCACGCAATATTCCAAATATAGAAGGTTAGAAGCACAAACCGAAAAAGAAAATATACTAGATTATAAAGATAATTTTGATGGTATTAATAATATTCAAATAACTAATTTGTTATTTAATAATAACAAAGATAATATTGAGTTTGAAGAGCAAATTGCTTTAAATGCCAAAAACTATGCTAAAAAAGTAGGTAACAGATTATTGTTTGAACCCAATCTATTTAATAAATCAAAAAAAATACCTCCAAAATATGCTAATCGTAAATTACCGTTTAAAATTAATAGAGGGTTTATAGATACTGATCAATACACAATAATATTACCTGAAAATTTAAAAATAGAAGCGCTACAAGAGGATGTCACTATAAAAAACAAGTTTGGATCATATCAATTTTCTATTACAAAAAATAATGAAAACACCTTAGTGTACAACAGAAAGTTAATAATAAATAAAGGAGATTTCAGTAAAGAAGACTATAAAGCCTATAGGTTGTTTAGAGCTGAAGTAGCTAAGCACGATGCTTCAAAAATAGTATTACAAACTATTTAA
- a CDS encoding bifunctional 3-deoxy-7-phosphoheptulonate synthase/chorismate mutase type II, giving the protein MENKKEMRNWLDDMKLDHPLVIAGPCSAETEEQVLKIAHELKDTDVSYFRAGIWKPRTRPGMFEGVGALGLNWLKKVKEETGMKTCTEVANAAHVKLAIENDVDLLWIGARSTVSPFIMQELADALAGTDKIVLVKNPVNPDLALWLGGIERLYTAGIKNLGAIHRGFSTYEKTKYRNIPEWQIAIEFQNRFPDLPLINDPSHITGKRDMVFDVSQTALDLNFDGLMIETHTDPDNAWSDAAQQVTPTSLIQMMVDLKIRKESDPEAEYNQELTNLRAQIDVVDNQIIEALGKRMKIADGIGGLKKEKNVAVLQSKRWNEILGKMVLEGESKGLSEEFILKMFKAIHQESINHQEKIIKG; this is encoded by the coding sequence ATGGAAAATAAAAAAGAAATGAGAAACTGGTTGGATGACATGAAGTTAGATCATCCATTAGTAATCGCTGGACCATGTAGTGCAGAGACAGAAGAGCAAGTATTAAAAATAGCACACGAGCTAAAAGATACTGATGTTAGCTATTTTAGAGCAGGTATATGGAAACCTCGTACAAGACCAGGAATGTTTGAGGGTGTTGGTGCTTTAGGTTTAAATTGGCTTAAAAAAGTTAAAGAAGAAACAGGTATGAAAACCTGTACTGAAGTTGCTAATGCTGCACACGTAAAATTGGCTATCGAAAATGATGTTGATTTACTATGGATTGGTGCACGATCTACAGTTAGTCCATTTATCATGCAAGAATTAGCAGATGCATTAGCTGGAACAGATAAAATTGTATTGGTTAAAAATCCAGTAAATCCAGACTTAGCGTTATGGTTAGGTGGTATTGAAAGATTATATACTGCAGGTATTAAAAACTTAGGTGCTATCCATAGAGGATTTTCTACTTACGAAAAAACGAAGTATAGAAATATTCCGGAATGGCAAATTGCTATCGAGTTTCAAAACAGATTTCCTGATTTACCGTTAATAAACGATCCGTCGCATATTACTGGAAAACGTGATATGGTTTTTGATGTCTCTCAAACTGCATTAGATTTAAATTTTGATGGATTAATGATTGAAACGCATACAGATCCTGATAACGCGTGGAGTGATGCTGCACAGCAAGTTACACCTACATCATTAATCCAGATGATGGTAGATTTAAAGATTAGAAAAGAGTCTGATCCAGAAGCAGAATACAATCAAGAGTTAACTAACCTAAGAGCACAAATTGATGTTGTAGATAATCAGATTATCGAAGCTTTAGGTAAGCGTATGAAAATTGCTGACGGAATTGGAGGTCTTAAAAAAGAGAAAAACGTTGCAGTTTTACAAAGCAAACGTTGGAACGAGATTTTAGGAAAAATGGTTTTAGAAGGTGAGTCTAAAGGTCTAAGTGAAGAGTTTATCTTAAAAATGTTTAAGGCAATTCACCAAGAATCAATTAATCATCAAGAAAAAATTATAAAAGGATAA
- the dtd gene encoding D-aminoacyl-tRNA deacylase, with the protein MKAVIQRVSKASVTIEGDLVANINSGLIILLGIVEQDTQDDMDWLVNKIANCRIFNDDNQVMNKSLIDINGEALVVSQFTLHASTKKGNRPSYIKAAKPDIAIPLYEAFVKQLQSVLDKPVQTGQFGADMKVELLNDGPVTIIIDSKNKE; encoded by the coding sequence ATGAAAGCAGTCATTCAAAGAGTTAGTAAAGCAAGCGTAACTATTGAAGGTGATTTAGTAGCTAATATTAACAGTGGACTAATAATTTTACTAGGTATTGTAGAGCAAGATACGCAAGATGATATGGATTGGTTAGTCAACAAAATTGCTAATTGTCGCATATTTAATGATGACAATCAAGTTATGAATAAATCATTAATAGACATAAATGGTGAGGCGTTGGTTGTAAGCCAATTTACACTACATGCAAGTACCAAAAAAGGAAATAGACCAAGTTATATCAAGGCTGCAAAACCTGATATTGCAATCCCTTTGTATGAAGCTTTTGTAAAGCAATTACAATCTGTTTTAGATAAACCTGTACAAACAGGTCAGTTTGGCGCAGACATGAAAGTGGAGTTGTTAAATGATGGTCCAGTAACTATCATTATAGATTCTAAAAACAAAGAGTAG
- a CDS encoding polyprenyl synthetase family protein: protein MKITEQIKQPIAFEMDLFEQKFRLAMSSKVALLNRITYYIVNRKGKQMRPMFVFLVAKMVSNGEVSERTYRGASVIELIHTATLVHDDVVDDSNKRRGFFSINALWKNKIAVLIGDFLLSKGLLLSIDNNDFDLLKIISIAVREMSEGELLQIEKARKLDITEAVYYEIIRQKTATLIAACCSLGAASVKPNSVEVESMRKFGELIGMAFQIKDDLFDYGTQSIGKPTGIDIKEQKMTLPLIYVLNNCSKKDKKWLINSVKNHNTDRKRVNQVIQFVKDNGGLDYAVSKMKAFQEEALLLLNSFPKSEYKDSLELMVNYVIERKK from the coding sequence TTGAAGATAACAGAACAAATAAAACAGCCTATTGCTTTTGAGATGGATCTTTTTGAGCAAAAATTTAGGCTTGCCATGTCCTCTAAAGTTGCTCTGTTAAATAGGATTACCTATTACATCGTCAATCGTAAAGGAAAACAAATGCGTCCAATGTTTGTGTTTCTAGTAGCAAAAATGGTGTCTAATGGTGAGGTTAGTGAAAGGACGTATAGAGGAGCATCTGTGATAGAGTTGATTCATACAGCAACATTAGTGCATGATGATGTCGTGGATGATAGTAATAAGCGTCGTGGTTTTTTCTCTATAAATGCACTATGGAAAAATAAAATAGCAGTTTTAATTGGTGACTTTTTATTATCAAAAGGATTATTACTATCAATAGATAATAATGATTTTGATCTTTTAAAAATTATTTCTATTGCTGTAAGAGAGATGAGTGAAGGCGAATTACTTCAAATAGAAAAAGCTAGAAAACTAGATATAACAGAAGCTGTTTATTATGAAATTATTAGACAAAAAACAGCAACACTTATTGCTGCCTGTTGTAGTCTTGGAGCAGCTTCAGTAAAACCTAATTCTGTTGAGGTAGAAAGTATGCGTAAGTTTGGAGAGTTGATAGGTATGGCATTTCAGATTAAAGATGATTTGTTTGATTATGGTACCCAAAGCATCGGTAAACCTACTGGTATTGATATCAAGGAACAAAAAATGACCTTACCTTTAATTTACGTATTAAACAATTGTTCTAAAAAGGATAAAAAGTGGTTAATCAATTCGGTTAAAAATCACAACACAGATAGAAAACGGGTTAATCAAGTCATCCAATTTGTAAAAGACAATGGAGGATTGGACTATGCTGTTTCAAAAATGAAAGCATTTCAGGAAGAGGCATTATTACTGCTAAATAGTTTTCCTAAATCAGAATATAAAGACTCGCTTGAGTTAATGGTGAATTATGTCATAGAAAGAAAAAAATAA
- a CDS encoding T9SS type A sorting domain-containing protein: protein MKKITFLFLFLTASIAFGQVLIDEDFNAGLSTPAGWSNTDLANGGVWSFNNTGEAPGFGVGNVVLYDEGFSGSYPIFDSDILGNDGEAEDTYLESPTFDASALTDVQLTFNHVIRAEFGGNGFVEVFDGTAWVQVVLFNSTNNTSGANELDFGFKSYDVSALLAGVSNAKVRFRWVGDYSYFWAFDNVKVFACTETAAPIAATTPTPTNGATNIPVDITGTTPLITPFNWTAGPSATVFNLSLGTDPAGTNIGTIPGATNGNGITFNWAYNTTYYWSIESFNCFGSTASAVWSFTTETDPALSTDEFTLDNNFSVYPNPASDVITIKTNLAIKSVEVYNQLGQLVINRKGTDITENSINVASLNNGIYLITINTQDKKQTLKFVKE from the coding sequence ATGAAAAAAATTACATTTTTATTTTTATTTCTTACTGCTTCAATTGCATTCGGTCAAGTTTTGATTGATGAAGATTTTAATGCAGGTTTAAGCACACCTGCTGGCTGGTCTAATACTGATCTTGCTAATGGAGGTGTTTGGTCTTTTAATAACACCGGAGAAGCTCCTGGATTTGGAGTAGGAAACGTTGTTTTGTATGACGAAGGTTTTTCTGGAAGTTATCCAATTTTTGATAGTGATATTTTGGGTAATGATGGTGAGGCTGAAGATACTTATTTAGAAAGCCCAACTTTTGATGCTTCTGCATTAACAGATGTACAGTTAACATTTAATCATGTTATTCGTGCAGAATTTGGTGGTAATGGTTTTGTTGAAGTATTTGATGGTACTGCTTGGGTACAAGTGGTTTTATTTAACAGTACAAACAACACAAGTGGAGCCAACGAACTTGATTTTGGTTTTAAATCTTATGATGTATCTGCACTATTAGCAGGTGTCAGTAATGCAAAAGTTAGATTTAGATGGGTTGGAGATTATTCTTATTTTTGGGCTTTTGATAACGTAAAGGTTTTTGCTTGTACAGAAACTGCTGCACCAATTGCTGCAACAACACCCACTCCTACCAATGGAGCTACAAATATCCCTGTGGATATTACTGGAACAACGCCTTTAATTACTCCGTTTAACTGGACTGCTGGACCATCTGCAACCGTTTTTAACTTGTCTTTGGGTACAGATCCTGCTGGTACAAATATTGGTACTATACCAGGAGCGACTAATGGAAACGGAATTACTTTCAACTGGGCATATAACACTACATACTATTGGTCTATAGAGTCTTTTAATTGCTTTGGGTCTACTGCTAGTGCTGTTTGGTCTTTTACAACTGAGACTGATCCTGCTTTATCTACTGATGAGTTTACATTAGATAATAATTTTAGCGTTTATCCTAATCCTGCTAGTGATGTTATAACTATTAAAACAAACTTAGCTATTAAATCTGTTGAAGTATACAACCAATTAGGACAACTGGTAATTAACAGAAAAGGTACAGATATTACTGAAAACTCAATTAATGTAGCCTCTTTAAATAATGGTATTTACTTAATAACAATTAATACTCAAGACAAAAAGCAAACGCTTAAATTTGTTAAAGAATAA
- the rlmN gene encoding 23S rRNA (adenine(2503)-C(2))-methyltransferase RlmN, translated as MEIKKKDIRALSKDQLRDFFQKEGDKTFRGNQVYEWLWSKGAHTFEDMTNLSKDTRQMLEDNFVINHIKVDVMQRSSDGTVKNAVRLHDDLIVESVLIPTKTRTTACVSSQVGCSLDCKFCATARLKRMRNLNPDEIYDQVVAIDRESRLYFDRPLSNIVFMGMGEPLMNYNNVLKAIDKITSPEGLGMSPKRIVVSTSGVPKMIKKMADDEVKFKLAVSLHSAIDEVRTSIMPFNATFPLADLREALVYWYEKTKNRITYEYVVWQGINDKRKDVDALVQFCKFAPSKVNIIEYNPIDDGQFQQARSQAIDMYQSVLEENNITVTIRRSRGKDIDAACGQLANKE; from the coding sequence ATGGAAATCAAGAAAAAAGACATACGCGCATTAAGCAAAGACCAACTTAGGGACTTTTTCCAAAAAGAAGGCGATAAAACCTTTAGAGGAAATCAAGTATACGAGTGGCTATGGAGCAAAGGTGCACACACCTTTGAGGATATGACCAACCTATCCAAAGACACGCGTCAAATGCTAGAAGATAACTTTGTTATAAACCATATCAAAGTAGACGTTATGCAGCGTAGTAGTGATGGTACAGTAAAAAATGCAGTACGATTGCACGATGACTTAATAGTCGAGTCGGTTTTAATACCTACAAAAACCAGGACCACAGCCTGTGTGTCAAGTCAAGTAGGCTGTAGTTTGGACTGTAAATTTTGTGCAACAGCACGATTAAAACGTATGCGTAATCTAAATCCAGACGAGATTTACGATCAAGTAGTAGCAATTGACAGAGAAAGTAGATTATACTTTGACAGACCATTAAGTAACATTGTATTTATGGGAATGGGAGAACCATTAATGAACTACAATAACGTACTTAAAGCAATAGATAAAATAACATCACCAGAAGGATTAGGCATGTCGCCAAAGCGTATTGTGGTGTCTACATCAGGAGTGCCAAAAATGATTAAAAAAATGGCTGATGATGAGGTTAAGTTTAAATTAGCAGTCTCACTACACTCAGCAATTGATGAGGTCAGAACATCCATAATGCCTTTTAATGCAACATTTCCGTTAGCAGATTTAAGAGAAGCATTAGTCTATTGGTACGAGAAAACAAAAAATCGCATCACCTATGAGTATGTGGTTTGGCAAGGGATTAATGACAAACGCAAAGATGTTGATGCATTAGTGCAGTTTTGCAAATTTGCACCAAGCAAAGTCAATATTATAGAATACAATCCTATTGACGATGGTCAATTCCAGCAAGCAAGATCACAAGCAATAGATATGTATCAAAGTGTTTTAGAAGAAAATAACATAACCGTAACTATAAGACGTAGTAGAGGTAAGGATATTGACGCAGCATGTGGACAATTAGCTAACAAAGAATAG
- a CDS encoding 3-phosphoshikimate 1-carboxyvinyltransferase, with protein MNLHLHQSTIHQTNAIQITGSKSESNRLLLLQALYPEIKINNISNSDDSVLMAKALASKDTVIDIHHAGTAMRFLTAYFSTQEGKTIELTGSKRMKERPIAILVDALNQLGADITYKENQGFPPLLITGKKLTKNKVTLKANVSSQYISALLLVASKLENGLELTLEGDITSVPYIKMTLSLLEEIGTKTKFQDNVITIYPQQQLANKTQQLTVESDWSSASYFYSIVAMSAIGTTISLSSYKQNSLQGDSALATIYNAFGVTTTFKNNTVVLQKTEATSPDTTINFDLKNAPDIAQTISVTAFGLGLDCHLTGLHTLKIKETDRLVALKTEIEKLGGQVAITDNSLTLKKATNRHQNVTIATYNDHRMAMAFAPLALKVPIIIEDSKVVSKSYPTFWDDLAALGFIFSV; from the coding sequence ATGAATTTACATTTACACCAATCAACAATACATCAAACAAACGCTATCCAAATTACTGGGTCAAAAAGCGAATCTAATAGACTGTTATTGTTGCAAGCTTTATATCCCGAAATTAAAATAAATAATATTTCAAACAGTGACGATTCGGTATTAATGGCTAAAGCTTTAGCGTCAAAAGATACTGTTATAGACATACATCACGCTGGAACAGCGATGCGATTTTTAACAGCATATTTTTCAACACAAGAAGGCAAAACAATAGAGCTTACAGGATCTAAGCGTATGAAAGAACGTCCTATTGCTATTTTGGTTGATGCCTTAAATCAATTAGGAGCAGATATAACTTATAAAGAAAACCAAGGGTTTCCACCATTACTAATTACTGGTAAAAAGTTAACTAAAAATAAAGTTACGCTTAAAGCTAATGTAAGTAGTCAGTATATATCAGCACTATTATTAGTGGCTTCAAAATTAGAAAACGGATTAGAATTAACCCTTGAAGGCGATATCACATCTGTACCATATATTAAAATGACGTTAAGCTTATTGGAAGAAATCGGTACAAAAACAAAGTTTCAGGATAATGTAATTACCATTTACCCACAACAGCAACTAGCAAATAAAACGCAACAATTAACCGTAGAAAGTGATTGGTCATCAGCATCCTATTTTTATAGTATAGTAGCAATGTCTGCAATAGGTACAACAATTTCGTTATCATCATATAAGCAAAATAGCCTGCAAGGAGATTCCGCTTTAGCGACAATTTATAACGCATTTGGTGTGACCACAACCTTTAAAAATAATACAGTTGTCCTTCAAAAAACCGAAGCTACATCACCAGATACGACAATTAATTTCGATTTAAAAAATGCACCAGACATAGCACAAACTATTTCGGTTACTGCTTTTGGACTAGGGTTAGACTGTCATTTAACAGGATTACATACACTAAAAATTAAAGAAACAGACCGTTTAGTCGCCTTAAAAACCGAAATTGAAAAACTAGGAGGACAAGTAGCTATTACAGATAATAGCTTAACATTAAAAAAAGCGACTAATAGACATCAAAATGTTACAATAGCAACCTATAACGATCACAGGATGGCTATGGCGTTTGCACCATTAGCCTTAAAAGTTCCAATAATTATAGAAGACTCAAAAGTAGTCTCTAAATCTTACCCAACGTTTTGGGACGATTTGGCTGCTTTAGGCTTCATTTTTAGTGTTTAA
- the queA gene encoding tRNA preQ1(34) S-adenosylmethionine ribosyltransferase-isomerase QueA — translation MKLSHFNFELPEELLAEYPAENRDESRLMVLNRKEQTIEHKMFKDLIEYFDEKDVMILNNTKVFPARLFGNKEKTGARIEVFLLRELNQEQRLWDVLVDPARKIRIGNKLYFGDDETLVAEVIDNTTSRGRTLRFLYDGSYQEFRIKLQELGETPLPKYIKREVEPEDEDRYQTIYAKEEGAVAAPTAGLHFSKHLLKRLEIKGVDFAEVTLHVGLGTFNPVEVEDLSKHKMDSEELKIEAKAVEIINNAKKEKRRICAVGTTAMRAIESSVSSSGTLNEVEGWTNKFIFPPYDFSIANAMITNFHTPKSTLLMMVSAFAGHDFMKKAYEEAVKEKYKFYSYGDAMLII, via the coding sequence ATGAAATTATCACACTTCAATTTTGAATTACCTGAAGAGCTATTAGCAGAATATCCTGCAGAAAACAGAGACGAGTCTCGTTTGATGGTATTAAACCGAAAAGAGCAAACTATCGAACACAAAATGTTTAAAGACTTAATCGAGTATTTTGACGAGAAAGATGTGATGATTCTTAACAACACCAAAGTATTTCCTGCACGTTTATTTGGTAACAAAGAAAAAACAGGAGCAAGAATCGAAGTGTTTTTATTACGCGAGCTTAACCAAGAACAACGTCTTTGGGACGTATTAGTAGATCCAGCACGTAAAATACGTATTGGTAACAAGCTTTATTTTGGTGATGACGAGACGTTAGTAGCAGAGGTAATTGACAACACAACATCTAGAGGACGTACATTACGTTTTTTATATGATGGATCATACCAAGAGTTTAGAATCAAACTACAAGAGTTAGGAGAAACACCTTTACCAAAATATATTAAAAGAGAAGTAGAGCCAGAAGACGAAGACCGTTACCAAACCATCTACGCAAAAGAAGAAGGTGCAGTAGCAGCTCCAACAGCAGGACTTCACTTTTCTAAGCACTTATTAAAGCGTTTAGAAATCAAAGGTGTAGACTTTGCAGAAGTAACTTTGCACGTTGGTTTAGGGACTTTTAATCCAGTAGAAGTAGAAGATTTATCTAAACATAAAATGGATAGCGAAGAGCTTAAAATTGAAGCTAAAGCAGTAGAGATTATCAATAACGCTAAAAAAGAAAAACGTCGTATTTGCGCAGTAGGTACAACAGCAATGCGTGCAATAGAAAGCTCAGTATCATCAAGCGGAACACTAAACGAAGTAGAAGGATGGACCAATAAATTTATCTTTCCACCATACGACTTTAGCATCGCAAACGCAATGATTACTAACTTCCACACGCCAAAATCAACACTTTTAATGATGGTGTCAGCATTTGCAGGACACGACTTCATGAAAAAAGCATACGAAGAAGCAGTAAAAGAAAAGTATAAATTTTACAGTTATGGAGACGCGATGTTAATCATCTAA
- the rsgA gene encoding ribosome small subunit-dependent GTPase A encodes MTGRVYKSTGSWYTVKTQLGQTYECRIKGKFRLKGIKSTNPIAVGDFVDFELDTKSDQETGVINTIHDRQNYIVRKSVNLSKQTHIIASNIDQVFLLVTIDNPPTFTSFIDRFLVTAEAYDIKAVLLFNKIDTYDQDTLDEVRYLAHVYRQIGYECIGISATTGKNLEQVKGLMEGKVSMFTGHSGVGKSTLVNAIEPALDLKTKAISMQHMQGQHTTTFAEMFDLSFDAKIIDTPGIKGFGVVDMEKEEIGDYFPEFFALKQDCKFNNCLHIEEPKCAVKDALEKDEIAASRYKSYVQIVEGDEEHYRTDIWNQE; translated from the coding sequence ATGACAGGACGCGTATACAAATCTACAGGTAGTTGGTACACAGTAAAGACCCAATTAGGTCAAACTTACGAGTGTAGAATAAAAGGTAAGTTTAGACTTAAAGGTATTAAAAGCACAAATCCAATTGCTGTTGGAGACTTTGTGGATTTTGAATTAGATACAAAGTCTGATCAAGAAACAGGTGTAATTAACACCATTCATGACAGGCAAAACTATATTGTCCGTAAATCCGTAAATCTATCCAAACAAACACACATTATTGCGTCAAATATTGACCAAGTGTTTTTGTTAGTTACTATTGATAATCCACCAACATTTACAAGTTTTATAGATCGGTTTTTAGTAACAGCAGAGGCTTATGATATTAAAGCGGTTTTATTATTTAATAAAATTGATACTTACGATCAAGATACCTTAGATGAGGTAAGGTATTTAGCTCATGTATACCGTCAAATTGGTTATGAATGTATAGGTATTTCGGCTACGACCGGAAAAAATCTAGAGCAAGTTAAAGGCTTAATGGAAGGCAAGGTAAGTATGTTTACTGGTCATTCTGGTGTTGGAAAATCAACATTGGTCAATGCTATAGAGCCAGCTTTAGACCTAAAAACTAAAGCCATATCCATGCAACACATGCAAGGTCAACACACCACAACTTTTGCAGAGATGTTTGACTTAAGTTTTGATGCTAAAATTATTGATACACCAGGAATAAAAGGGTTTGGTGTGGTAGATATGGAAAAAGAAGAAATTGGAGACTATTTTCCAGAATTTTTTGCCTTAAAACAAGATTGTAAGTTTAATAACTGTTTACATATCGAAGAACCTAAATGTGCTGTTAAAGATGCTTTAGAAAAAGATGAAATCGCAGCATCACGATATAAAAGTTATGTACAAATTGTAGAAGGAGACGAGGAACATTACAGAACCGATATCTGGAATCAAGAATAA
- a CDS encoding nucleotide pyrophosphohydrolase, whose protein sequence is MDIKNAQLEVDNWIENHGVRYFNELTNMAQLTEEVGEVARIIARRYGEQSEKESDKNKDLGEELADVMFVVLCLANQTGIDLQEAFDKKLDLKTKRDHDRHHNNQKLK, encoded by the coding sequence ATGGACATTAAAAATGCACAGTTAGAGGTAGATAATTGGATTGAAAATCATGGTGTTCGTTATTTTAACGAGCTTACCAATATGGCTCAATTAACAGAAGAGGTTGGTGAAGTTGCACGTATTATAGCTAGACGCTATGGTGAACAAAGCGAAAAAGAATCTGATAAAAATAAAGATTTAGGAGAAGAGCTGGCAGATGTTATGTTTGTAGTATTGTGTTTGGCAAACCAAACAGGAATAGATCTTCAGGAAGCTTTTGATAAAAAGTTAGACCTTAAAACTAAGCGTGATCACGACAGACATCACAACAATCAAAAATTAAAATAA